The DNA segment CCCGCGAGGAGGCCACCTGGCTCTGGGTGGACACCGCCGCGGCCGTCGCCGACCACGGCGAGGCACCGATGCTGGTACGGCACCTGGAGTCCGCGGTGCAGCCCACCGTGCCCCGGCTGCTCGACGAGGTCCGTGCCGTCGGCCACCCGCGCACCGTGCAGGTCCTGGTCGCCCTCGCCGCCGCGCACCCCGACCCGGCCCTCGCCAAGGCCGTGCGCCGGGCCGCGTTCCAGGTGCACACCGGCGGCTGAGGACGGCGCGCCGGCGCGCGCGGGCCCGCGGCCCGCGCCCGCCGGGGCGGCTCAGACGCCGATCTCCGGCGCGTACGTCCCGAAGCTCCAGATGTTGCCCTCGACGTCCCGGGCCAGATAGTCCCGCGAGCCGTAGTCCTGGTCCGTCGGGGGCATGAGGATCTCCACGCCGTGCGCCGCGGCCCGCCGGTGATGGGTGTCCACGTCGTCCACCACGACGTAGATCCCGGCGGGCCCCGCGTCCCGCATCGCCGCCTCGAAGGGTCCGCCGCGGCCCTTGGAGGCGATCATCACCGCGCCGTTGCCCTGGACCAGCTCGGCGTGCAGCACCTTGCCGTCGGCCGCCTCGTACACGGTCAGCTCGGTGAAACCGAGGCCCTGCGTGAGCTGCCGGATCGCCGCCTTCGCGTCCGTGTACAGCAGCGTGGGACAGATTCCCGGCCGTCCCCCACCCAGCGAACCCATCGATGCCATGCGGATCACTCCTCCCGGGGCTCCCGGGAAGTTCTCCCCGGCCCGCCGCCCCTGGATGCGGCCCCGGGGCGCTGAGGCGGGAAAACGGCTTGCACCGCCCCGTTAGACTTCTTCCCATGGCCATTCTCCTCGCGCATTAGACGGCGGGAACGTCCTCAGCCGCCCACCCGCCAACCTCTGTACGCCCAGGAGCCTGTCCGTGATCTCCGCCACCGGAATCGAGCTGCGCGCCGGCGCCCGCATCCTCATCGAGAACGCCACCTTCCGGGTCGCCAAGGGTGACCGCATCGGCCTGGTCGGCCGCAACGGCGCGGGCAAGACCACCCTCACCAAGTGCCTGGCCGGCGAGGGCATCCCCGCGGCCGGCACCATCACCCGCTCCGGCGAGGTCGGCTACCTCCCGCAGGACCCCCGCACCGGCGACCTGGACGTCCTCGCCCGCGACCGCGTCCTGTCCGCGCGCGGCCTGGACACGCTGCTGCGCAAGATGCGCGAGAACGAGCAGCGGATCGCCAACGGCACGGGCGCCACCCGCGCCAAGGCGATGAAGCAGTACGAGCGCCAGGAGACCGAGTTCCTCACCAAGGGCGGGTACGCCGCCGAGGCCGAGGCCGCCACCATCGCCGCCGCGCTGAACCTGCCCGACCGGGTGCTCGGCCAGCCGCTGCACACCCTCTCCGGCGGTCAGCGCC comes from the Streptomyces sp. SUK 48 genome and includes:
- a CDS encoding VOC family protein encodes the protein MGSLGGGRPGICPTLLYTDAKAAIRQLTQGLGFTELTVYEAADGKVLHAELVQGNGAVMIASKGRGGPFEAAMRDAGPAGIYVVVDDVDTHHRRAAAHGVEILMPPTDQDYGSRDYLARDVEGNIWSFGTYAPEIGV